The following coding sequences are from one Liolophura sinensis isolate JHLJ2023 chromosome 12, CUHK_Ljap_v2, whole genome shotgun sequence window:
- the LOC135479618 gene encoding gastrula zinc finger protein xFG20-1-like codes for MQELSYRRQYPALFRPELAMWPPQMLTAHSGVGLSELNLFRRESVIGRHAPHPAIISGLVPRSPIVPAPYPHWDLRFAPQNGCGRKVFRCPQCRYLTDRRNNLKRHVLTMHQTCSKLLECCGVFFNTKASLREHAMIFHYNGYTCHFCGRRFCRKALLKRHLSVHSGQKDFTCAVCDYATSHKSNLERHRKVHLRQGGEDDDDVLSDSCEHDHVGNTSHDDLHSHGSAISSPDDNHDDTSDEDSDCDVINVHSD; via the coding sequence ATGCAGGAACTCTCCTACCGTCGTCAGTATCCGGCATTGTTTCGCCCCGAACTGGCTATGTGGCCTCCGCAGATGTTGACGGCTCACAGCGGAGTAGGACTGTCTGAGTTGAACCTGTTCAGACGGGAGTCTGTGATTGGTCGTCATGCGCCACATCCTGCCATCATTTCCGGTCTCGTGCCACGCTCGCCCATCGTCCCGGCGCCTTATCCTCATTGGGATCTACGGTTTGCCCCTCAAAATGGCTGTGGTCGTAAAGTGTTCCGGTGTCCACAATGTCGCTATTTGACAGACCGAAGGAACAATTTGAAACGCCATGTGTTGACAATGCATCAAACGTGCTCGAAACTTTTAGAATGTTGTGGGGTTTTCTTCAACACGAAGGCTTCGTTACGAGAACACGCCATGATCTTTCACTATAATGGTTACACCTGTCACTTCTGTGGACGACGGTTCTGTAGGAAAGCCTTGCTAAAGCGCCACCTATCGGTGCATAGTGGCCAAAAAGACTTCACGTGCGCCGTTTGTGACTATGCCACCAGTCATAAAAGTAACTTAGAACGACATAGAAAAGTCCACTTACGACAGGGCGGTGAGGACGATGATGACGTTTTGAGTGACAGTTGCGAACACGATCACGTGGGAAATACGTCACACGATGACTTACATAGCCACGGCAGCGCCATCAGCTCACCAGATGACAACCACGACGACACATCTGATGAAGATTCGGACTGCGACGTCATCAATGTGCACTCCGATTAA